A genomic window from Chitinophaga pollutisoli includes:
- a CDS encoding ABC transporter ATP-binding protein, whose amino-acid sequence MKLLLRYLKNYKWLVMAALLLATVNQVFSLLDPWIFGEIVDRFASHPHTFTAANAAAPEPRTENQYLYGVLLLLLASIGVAMISRIAKAFQDYFVSAITQRLGARMYTDGLRHSMRLPYQEFEDQRSGETLAILQKVRLDTEKFISQFINILFTTLVGVVFVMVFAFRVHWSLVFVYFGGSVLLGWLMNVLSKRIKSIQKNIVKETTVLAGATTESLRNIELVKSLGLTNQEIRRLNANTMKILLLELTKVKRVRSIAFVQGTFVNLLRSTILFLLLYLIYGDQVSVGQLISLQLYSFFLFGPLQELGNIILAYREAQVSLDNFQRILNTPVEITPASPAKLSLVNELAFRNVGFQHITAKNKALDAINFTVKTGETIAFVGPSGSGKTTLVKLLVGLYKPGEGNIEYNGIDSGALDIEELRHQLGFVTQDTQLFSGTIRENLLFVNPRATEEELMSALQRASAYSLLARAEHGIDTVIGEGGIKISGGEKQRLSIARALLRQPRLLVFDEATSALDSITEEEITQTVRQVTSSKEHITVMIAHRLSTIMHADRIYVLEKGRIVETGAHHALLEEKGLYYAMWRQQIGERKSTGQTTA is encoded by the coding sequence ATGAAATTATTATTACGGTACCTCAAAAACTATAAATGGCTGGTAATGGCCGCGCTGCTGCTGGCGACCGTTAACCAGGTGTTTTCCCTGTTAGATCCCTGGATATTCGGAGAAATCGTGGACCGCTTCGCGTCCCATCCCCATACGTTCACGGCCGCCAATGCCGCTGCGCCCGAACCGCGGACGGAAAATCAATACCTGTACGGCGTGCTGCTCCTGCTGCTGGCATCCATCGGCGTAGCCATGATCTCGCGCATTGCCAAAGCATTCCAGGATTATTTCGTGAGCGCCATCACCCAAAGGCTGGGCGCCCGGATGTATACCGACGGCCTCCGGCATTCGATGCGCCTGCCTTACCAGGAGTTCGAAGACCAGCGCTCCGGCGAAACGCTCGCCATACTCCAGAAAGTGCGCCTCGATACGGAAAAGTTCATCTCCCAGTTTATCAATATCCTCTTCACCACGCTCGTGGGTGTGGTATTTGTGATGGTTTTCGCCTTCCGGGTGCACTGGTCGCTCGTGTTCGTGTATTTCGGCGGCTCCGTACTGCTGGGATGGCTCATGAACGTGCTGAGCAAGCGCATCAAATCGATACAGAAAAATATCGTGAAAGAAACGACCGTGCTGGCCGGCGCCACTACCGAATCGCTCCGCAATATCGAGCTGGTGAAAAGCCTCGGCCTTACCAACCAGGAGATCCGCCGGCTGAACGCCAATACCATGAAGATCCTGCTACTGGAGCTCACCAAGGTGAAACGCGTACGCAGTATCGCATTCGTTCAGGGAACGTTCGTCAACCTCCTGCGCTCCACCATCCTGTTCCTGCTGCTGTACCTTATTTATGGCGACCAGGTATCCGTGGGCCAGCTCATTTCCCTGCAGCTATATTCCTTCTTCCTTTTCGGCCCGCTCCAGGAATTGGGCAACATCATCCTGGCCTACCGCGAAGCGCAGGTTTCGCTGGATAACTTCCAGCGGATACTCAATACACCCGTGGAAATAACACCCGCATCGCCGGCCAAGCTATCGCTGGTGAATGAGCTGGCATTCCGGAATGTGGGCTTCCAGCATATCACCGCCAAAAACAAAGCCCTCGACGCGATCAATTTCACGGTAAAAACCGGCGAAACCATTGCGTTCGTGGGCCCTTCAGGCAGCGGCAAAACCACGCTGGTGAAGCTGCTGGTGGGATTGTACAAACCCGGGGAAGGGAATATTGAATACAACGGCATCGATTCCGGCGCGCTGGACATCGAAGAGCTGCGCCACCAGCTAGGCTTCGTGACGCAGGACACGCAGCTGTTTTCCGGCACCATCCGTGAGAACCTCCTGTTTGTCAATCCCCGCGCCACGGAAGAAGAACTGATGAGCGCGCTGCAAAGGGCGTCGGCCTATAGCCTGCTGGCCCGTGCAGAACACGGTATCGACACCGTGATCGGCGAAGGCGGGATCAAAATTTCCGGCGGTGAGAAGCAGCGCCTCTCCATCGCCAGGGCCCTGCTGCGGCAACCACGGCTCCTGGTGTTCGACGAAGCCACTTCCGCCCTCGATTCCATCACGGAAGAAGAAATCACCCAAACGGTAAGACAGGTCACCTCCAGCAAAGAACACATCACGGTGATGATCGCCCACCGTCTTTCCACCATCATGCACGCCGACCGCATCTACGTCCTCGAAAAAGGCCGTATCGTGGAAACCGGCGCTCACCATGCCCTGCTGGAGGAAAAAGGCCTGTACTACGCCATGTGGCGCCAGCAGATCGGGGAAAGGAAATCCACCGGACAAACTACCGCATAA
- a CDS encoding DUF983 domain-containing protein — MSNKQNYFLSILKMKCPHCRRGDMFKDKNPFHLRFSKIFAMYERCPVCNQKYELETGFWFGTGYVSYALGIALSVFNLVWYWFFFGMSWKDDSIYWWLGVNGIILLVLQPWLMRISRVIYLYFFVYYDEDTAQLPDPEHPLDHSH, encoded by the coding sequence ATGAGCAACAAACAGAATTACTTTCTGAGCATACTGAAAATGAAGTGCCCGCATTGCCGGAGAGGCGATATGTTCAAGGATAAAAACCCTTTCCACCTGCGCTTCTCGAAGATTTTCGCGATGTACGAAAGATGCCCGGTTTGCAACCAGAAATATGAACTGGAAACCGGGTTTTGGTTCGGGACCGGTTACGTGAGCTACGCCCTTGGCATCGCCCTGTCGGTTTTTAACCTCGTCTGGTACTGGTTTTTCTTCGGAATGAGCTGGAAAGATGATAGCATCTACTGGTGGCTCGGCGTCAACGGGATCATCCTCCTGGTGCTGCAACCCTGGCTGATGCGCATTTCCCGCGTGATCTATCTATACTTCTTCGTGTACTACGACGAAGATACCGCGCAGCTCCCCGATCCGGAACACCCGCTCGATCATTCCCATTAA